A window from Streptomyces sp. NBC_00335 encodes these proteins:
- a CDS encoding helix-turn-helix transcriptional regulator, with protein sequence MINMTIDRSELADFLRRSRERVRPQDAGLTAGPRRRTPGLRREEVAQLAGMSADYYIRLEQARGPQPSPQILSALARALRLGDDARDHLHLLAGHRPPAARVAGDQVGAGLLHLLDALPGTPAQVLSDLGDVLAQNEMARSLLGGVCTVSEHGRNVVWRWFADPAARDAYPAEEHEQYSRLHVADLRAAVARRSADPAATRLVERLKEASEEFTALWELHEVAVRRHSRMRVIHPVVGPVDLDCQVLLAPEGDQRLLLLTPPPGTDTADRLNLLRVVGTEQFAQPG encoded by the coding sequence ATGATCAACATGACGATCGACCGCAGTGAGCTCGCCGATTTCCTCCGCCGTTCGCGAGAGCGGGTGCGCCCGCAGGACGCGGGCCTCACCGCCGGGCCCCGGCGGCGTACGCCCGGGCTGCGGCGCGAGGAGGTGGCCCAGCTCGCGGGCATGTCGGCCGACTACTACATCCGGCTGGAGCAGGCCCGCGGCCCGCAGCCCTCGCCGCAGATCCTGTCCGCCCTCGCCCGCGCCCTGCGCCTCGGCGACGACGCCCGCGACCACCTCCACCTGCTCGCGGGGCACCGCCCGCCCGCCGCGCGGGTCGCCGGTGACCAGGTCGGCGCGGGCCTGCTGCACCTGCTGGACGCGTTGCCCGGAACGCCGGCGCAGGTCCTCAGCGACCTGGGCGACGTACTGGCCCAGAACGAGATGGCCCGCAGCCTCCTGGGCGGGGTGTGCACGGTGTCCGAGCACGGCCGCAACGTCGTCTGGCGCTGGTTCGCCGACCCGGCCGCGCGGGACGCGTACCCGGCGGAGGAGCACGAGCAGTACAGCCGCCTGCACGTGGCCGACCTGCGGGCGGCCGTCGCCAGGCGCTCCGCGGACCCGGCCGCCACCCGTCTGGTGGAGCGCCTGAAGGAAGCCAGCGAGGAGTTCACCGCCCTGTGGGAGCTGCACGAGGTCGCCGTCCGCCGGCACAGCCGCATGCGGGTGATCCACCCCGTCGTCGGTCCCGTGGACCTCGACTGCCAGGTGCTCCTCGCCCCGGAGGGCGACCAGCGCCTGCTGCTCCTGACGCCCCCGCCGGGCACGGACACGGCCGACCGGCTGAACCTCCTCCGGGTCGTCGGCACCGAACAGTTCGCGCAGCCGGGCTGA
- a CDS encoding alpha/beta fold hydrolase, with protein MSTTLTATADAAAIVSATVRVADAEVYYERTGTGPALVLVHGTGSSGSAVNWGQTRPRFTADHTVITPDLSGTDRTRDGGGALTVEGLAAQVIAVIEDAGTGPVDLLGFSMGAPVSAAVAALRPDLVRRLILVSGWAHTEGDEYLRNIFTLWQQLGAFDPAAFGRAITMTGFSRGFLNAIGREQVELLIPNLPPTPGTLRHVDLDTRIDIRGLLPLIEAETLVIGATLDITVPVENSRALHAAIAHSSYAEIEAGHVAFFEKEDEFVELVDGFIRGGRA; from the coding sequence ATGTCCACGACCCTCACCGCCACCGCCGACGCCGCCGCCATCGTGAGCGCCACCGTGCGCGTCGCCGACGCCGAGGTCTACTACGAGCGCACCGGCACGGGCCCCGCACTCGTCCTCGTGCACGGCACCGGCTCAAGCGGCTCCGCCGTCAACTGGGGTCAGACCCGGCCCCGTTTCACCGCCGACCACACGGTGATCACCCCCGACCTCTCCGGCACCGACCGCACCCGGGACGGCGGGGGCGCGCTGACCGTGGAGGGGCTGGCCGCGCAGGTCATCGCCGTCATCGAGGACGCGGGCACCGGGCCGGTGGACCTGCTCGGCTTCTCCATGGGCGCGCCGGTCTCCGCCGCCGTCGCCGCGCTGCGCCCCGACCTCGTGCGCCGGCTGATCCTGGTCTCCGGCTGGGCCCACACCGAGGGCGACGAGTACCTGCGCAACATCTTCACCCTGTGGCAGCAGCTCGGCGCCTTCGACCCGGCTGCGTTCGGCCGCGCCATCACCATGACCGGCTTCAGCCGGGGCTTCCTCAACGCGATCGGCCGCGAACAGGTCGAGCTCCTGATCCCGAACCTGCCCCCCACCCCCGGCACCCTGCGCCACGTCGACCTCGACACCCGCATCGACATCCGCGGCCTGCTGCCGCTCATCGAGGCGGAGACCCTCGTCATCGGCGCCACCCTGGACATCACCGTCCCGGTGGAGAACAGCCGCGCGCTGCACGCCGCGATCGCACACAGCTCGTACGCCGAGATCGAGGCCGGGCACGTCGCCTTCTTCGAGAAGGAGGACGAGTTCGTGGAGCTGGTCGACGGCTTCATCCGCGGGGGTCGGGCGTAG
- a CDS encoding TetR/AcrR family transcriptional regulator — protein sequence MSTARERILEATAELLADKDAAAISTRAICDRAKVGMPEIYRQFGDKEGLLTAVADLGFERFLANKRRNPQTGDPVADLRAAWDSHVAFALGNPHLYRLMFTPAGTAKPQAIAEAQALLLTAVGRCRDAGRLRTTPALAGQSILSANVGVCLMALSFPELYGGPDISVSVRDAVIGKVTGDEREDTRIGAATVLAQALVDTLTGAAPA from the coding sequence ATGTCAACGGCCCGAGAACGCATTCTGGAAGCCACCGCGGAGCTGCTCGCGGACAAGGACGCGGCGGCGATCTCCACCCGGGCCATCTGCGACCGGGCCAAGGTCGGCATGCCCGAGATCTACCGCCAGTTCGGTGACAAGGAGGGGCTGCTCACCGCGGTGGCCGACCTCGGCTTCGAGCGGTTCCTCGCCAACAAGCGCCGCAATCCGCAGACCGGCGACCCGGTGGCGGACCTGCGGGCGGCCTGGGACAGCCACGTCGCGTTCGCCCTCGGCAATCCCCACCTCTACCGGCTGATGTTCACGCCGGCCGGTACGGCCAAGCCGCAGGCGATCGCGGAGGCGCAGGCCCTGCTCCTGACGGCCGTCGGGCGGTGCCGCGACGCCGGCCGACTGCGGACGACCCCGGCGCTGGCCGGACAGTCGATCCTCTCGGCGAACGTGGGCGTCTGCCTGATGGCCCTGTCCTTCCCCGAGCTGTACGGGGGCCCCGACATCTCGGTGTCCGTCCGTGACGCGGTGATCGGAAAGGTCACCGGCGACGAGCGGGAGGACACCAGGATCGGCGCCGCGACCGTCCTCGCCCAGGCTCTGGTCGACACCCTCACCGGAGCGGCACCGGCATAA
- a CDS encoding GlxA family transcriptional regulator, translating to METHGHRLDLDSADGSPLEPLARLIVIVLFDGVDLLDVTGPPEVFSLVPRETDDAAGYRVVLAAGTLDPVTTSAGVRILPDLTFAEAATRSIDTLLVPGAVELDAERRVRALTDPEVVDWVRTLAARTRRVASVCVGAHLLAAAGLLDGKRATTHWSTAEQLAAEHPAVEVDADPVFIREGEVWTGAGISACLDLSLALVAEDFGEAVALRVARQLVMYLKRPSGQSQFSVPLEPPSATRRAEDLRHYIRRHLGGRLSLADIAEYAHVSERQLARIFKSELGMTPAAYIESARVELARGRLETTDATLERIASACGFGTADTLVRAFRRTLDTTPTEYRLRFRTA from the coding sequence ATGGAGACCCATGGACACCGGCTGGACCTCGATTCCGCGGACGGATCGCCCCTGGAACCCCTCGCGCGACTGATCGTGATCGTGCTCTTCGACGGCGTCGACCTGCTCGACGTCACCGGGCCGCCGGAGGTGTTCTCCCTGGTCCCCCGGGAGACGGACGACGCGGCCGGCTACCGGGTCGTCCTGGCGGCCGGGACCCTCGATCCCGTCACCACCTCGGCCGGGGTGCGCATCCTGCCGGACCTGACCTTCGCCGAGGCCGCGACGCGGAGCATCGACACGCTCCTGGTGCCCGGCGCGGTCGAGCTGGACGCCGAGCGCCGCGTCCGCGCCCTCACCGACCCTGAGGTGGTCGACTGGGTGCGGACGCTCGCCGCGCGCACGCGCCGGGTCGCCTCCGTCTGCGTGGGGGCGCACCTGCTGGCCGCGGCCGGGCTGCTCGACGGCAAGCGGGCCACCACCCACTGGTCCACCGCGGAGCAGCTCGCGGCCGAGCACCCGGCGGTCGAGGTGGACGCCGACCCGGTCTTCATCCGGGAGGGCGAGGTGTGGACCGGCGCCGGGATCAGCGCCTGCCTGGACCTCTCGCTCGCCCTGGTGGCCGAGGACTTCGGCGAGGCCGTCGCCCTGCGCGTGGCCCGGCAGCTGGTGATGTACCTGAAGCGGCCGAGCGGGCAGAGCCAGTTCAGCGTCCCGCTGGAGCCGCCCTCCGCGACGCGGCGCGCCGAGGACCTGCGGCACTACATCCGGCGGCACCTGGGCGGCCGGCTGAGCCTGGCCGACATCGCGGAGTACGCGCACGTCAGCGAGCGGCAGTTGGCCCGGATCTTCAAGTCCGAGCTGGGCATGACCCCGGCCGCCTACATCGAGTCGGCCCGCGTGGAGCTGGCGCGGGGCCGGCTCGAAACCACCGATGCCACGCTCGAACGGATCGCCTCCGCCTGCGGGTTCGGCACGGCCGACACCCTCGTACGGGCCTTCCGCCGCACGCTCGACACCACGCCGACGGAGTACCGGCTCCGCTTCCGGACGGCCTGA
- a CDS encoding alpha/beta fold hydrolase, with protein MPDNKPRRDIGRYVSDELRDRYFAACDALYAKGAPARSETDVETSFGTTHVYRYGPTDPAAESRTPIVLIHGSGGCSAQWYPNTVALSADRPVYALDTPGDPGRSMHRAPMWQPERAAQWMDEALDALGLDHVHLVGSSYGGWLVINQVHLRPGRLASVTALDPGGLEKVGLRFFVWIFASLFATFAPKALRPTLAKWLEQPVLVVPELRRWIQAGVRAFRIKRPAPLPLSDAELGTIRTPFYLIMGKRSLLVHPKRQLERVPRVIPGARAEIVSATGHGPQLDHPELVNARMLSFMEDVDSLDPAARGAA; from the coding sequence GTGCCCGACAACAAGCCCCGCCGTGACATCGGCCGCTACGTGAGCGACGAGCTGCGCGACCGCTACTTCGCCGCCTGCGACGCGCTCTACGCGAAGGGGGCGCCCGCCCGCTCCGAGACGGACGTGGAGACCAGCTTCGGGACCACGCACGTCTACCGGTACGGCCCCACGGACCCGGCGGCGGAGTCCCGTACGCCCATCGTCCTGATCCACGGCTCGGGCGGCTGCTCGGCCCAGTGGTACCCCAACACCGTGGCCCTCAGCGCCGACCGGCCCGTCTACGCCCTCGACACCCCCGGCGACCCGGGCCGCAGTATGCACCGCGCACCGATGTGGCAGCCCGAGCGCGCGGCCCAGTGGATGGACGAGGCCCTCGACGCGCTCGGCCTGGACCACGTCCACCTGGTCGGCTCCTCCTACGGCGGCTGGCTGGTCATCAACCAGGTGCACCTGCGCCCCGGCCGGCTCGCCTCGGTCACCGCCCTGGACCCGGGCGGCCTGGAGAAGGTGGGGCTGCGCTTCTTCGTGTGGATCTTCGCCAGTCTCTTCGCCACCTTCGCCCCCAAGGCGCTGCGCCCGACGCTGGCCAAGTGGCTGGAGCAGCCGGTCCTGGTCGTCCCCGAACTGCGGAGGTGGATCCAGGCGGGCGTCCGCGCCTTCCGGATCAAGCGCCCCGCCCCGCTGCCGCTGTCGGACGCGGAACTGGGCACGATCCGGACGCCGTTCTACCTGATCATGGGCAAGCGGAGCCTGCTCGTGCACCCGAAGCGCCAGCTGGAGCGGGTGCCGCGGGTGATCCCCGGAGCCCGCGCCGAGATCGTCTCCGCGACCGGGCACGGCCCGCAGCTCGACCACCCCGAGCTGGTCAACGCCCGGATGCTCAGCTTCATGGAGGACGTCGACTCCCTCGACCCGGCCGCGCGCGGAGCCGCGTAG
- a CDS encoding TetR/AcrR family transcriptional regulator, with protein sequence MPKRVDHEERRTQIAEALIRVAGRRGLHAVGMRDVAAEAGVSLRLVQYYFQTKEKLLFYGLQHLTDRFTTRVGARLAAAGPDPGPRATIEALLLASLPTDEESRTFHLLYSSYSILSVTDEALAAQPFIDNPDAAENAVAGLIAQAQETGLADPDVDARTEAISLLAMAATMGTSILVGQRGPESAVAVLRHHLDRIFRTGTRSPAGDAPPS encoded by the coding sequence ATGCCGAAACGCGTGGACCACGAGGAACGGCGCACCCAGATCGCCGAGGCACTCATCCGCGTCGCCGGACGGCGCGGGCTGCACGCCGTCGGCATGCGCGACGTGGCGGCCGAGGCCGGAGTCTCCCTGCGCCTGGTCCAGTACTACTTCCAGACCAAGGAGAAGCTGCTCTTCTACGGGCTCCAGCACCTGACCGACCGCTTCACCACACGGGTCGGCGCCCGCCTGGCCGCCGCCGGCCCCGACCCCGGCCCGCGCGCGACGATCGAGGCCCTGCTGCTGGCCTCCCTGCCGACCGACGAGGAGAGCCGCACCTTCCACCTCCTCTACAGCTCCTACTCGATCCTGTCCGTGACCGACGAGGCCCTCGCCGCCCAGCCCTTCATCGACAACCCCGACGCCGCCGAGAACGCGGTGGCCGGGCTGATCGCCCAGGCCCAGGAAACCGGCCTGGCCGACCCGGACGTCGACGCGCGCACGGAGGCGATCAGCCTGCTCGCCATGGCGGCGACCATGGGCACCAGCATCCTGGTCGGCCAGCGGGGCCCCGAGTCGGCCGTCGCGGTGCTGCGCCACCACCTGGACCGGATCTTCAGGACGGGCACACGGAGTCCCGCAGGGGACGCTCCCCCGTCGTGA
- a CDS encoding CbtA family protein translates to MNPISPRVLLIRGMLAGLLAGVAAFLVAYFLGESQVDAAIALEEAGSHDHGDAEAAPVSRALQATAGLGTGTLLYGIALGGIAALVYCYALGRIGRFGPRATALLVSGGLFVTVTLVPFFKYPANPPAVGDPETTVQRTTLYVLMLALGLLLAAAALILGRRLAPRLGNWNASIAASLAFVVAVAVAYAFLPGINEVPTGFPAALVWQFRLASLAIQAAMWGTFGLAFGFLAERALVPAATPKEAVQPAS, encoded by the coding sequence ATGAACCCCATTTCCCCCCGCGTGCTCCTCATCAGGGGCATGCTCGCCGGCCTGCTCGCCGGAGTTGCCGCGTTCCTCGTCGCGTACTTCCTGGGCGAGTCCCAGGTCGACGCGGCGATCGCCCTGGAGGAAGCCGGATCCCACGATCACGGTGACGCCGAGGCGGCTCCGGTCAGCCGGGCCCTCCAGGCCACGGCCGGGCTGGGCACCGGAACCCTGCTCTACGGGATCGCGCTCGGCGGCATCGCCGCGCTCGTCTACTGCTACGCCCTGGGCCGGATCGGCCGCTTCGGCCCCCGGGCCACGGCGCTGCTGGTCTCCGGCGGTCTGTTCGTCACCGTCACCCTGGTGCCGTTCTTCAAGTACCCCGCCAACCCGCCGGCCGTCGGAGACCCCGAGACCACGGTCCAGCGGACCACCCTCTACGTCCTGATGCTCGCGCTCGGCCTGCTGCTCGCGGCCGCCGCGCTGATCCTGGGCCGGCGCCTCGCGCCGCGCCTGGGCAACTGGAACGCCTCGATCGCAGCCTCGCTCGCCTTCGTGGTGGCCGTCGCCGTCGCCTACGCGTTCCTGCCCGGCATCAACGAGGTGCCGACGGGCTTCCCGGCGGCGCTCGTCTGGCAGTTCCGGCTCGCCTCGCTCGCCATTCAGGCCGCGATGTGGGGAACTTTCGGCCTGGCTTTCGGATTTCTTGCCGAACGGGCTCTTGTCCCCGCCGCAACACCCAAGGAGGCTGTACAGCCTGCGAGTTGA
- a CDS encoding CbtB domain-containing protein — protein MADSAVPTTAAPLAVAPISLSTLAPWALFVGVLMLVLLYLVGAEQGATAIFEGDTVHEWMHDGRHLLGFPCH, from the coding sequence ATGGCCGACTCCGCCGTGCCCACGACTGCCGCCCCGCTGGCCGTCGCACCCATCTCCCTCTCCACCCTGGCCCCTTGGGCGCTGTTCGTGGGCGTTCTGATGCTGGTCCTGCTCTACCTCGTCGGCGCCGAGCAGGGCGCCACCGCGATCTTCGAAGGCGACACCGTGCACGAGTGGATGCACGACGGCCGCCACCTCCTCGGCTTCCCCTGCCACTGA